The genomic region CGTGACCGTACGTGAGGTTCGCACCCACCTGGCCGACGTCATCGACAGGGCCGAGGCCGGTCAGACGACCGTCGTCACCCGAAACGGCAAGCGGGTCGCCGCACTCGTGCCCATAGAGGTACTCGACGCGCTGGACGCCGCAGCGGACGAGATGGCCGCGCGCGAAGCCGAGGCACACCGGCACGACCCGACGGTCGGCATGGCCGAGCTCCTCGCGGACCTGTTCGAGGGTGGAGATCCGGCCGCGTGAAATACGCCTTTCGATTTACTGCTCACGCCCAGCGCCAGCTCCGCTCGATCGACCGGCAGGACGCCCTCCGTATTTTGACCGCCATTACGCCTCTCGGCGACGACCCATGGCGGGAGGACGCGGACGTGAAGAAGCTGACCGGTCATGACGGCCTGTACCGCGTGCGCGCGGGAGACTTCCGTGTTGTGTACGAGGTGCAGGGCGAGGTTCTGGTCATCCTGGTCGTCCACCTCGGTCACAGGAGCGACGTGCACCGCAGGTTCTGACGGCGGAACACCGCAGGGATCGCCAACTGCGCCTGAAGTACTCCGCGCAGCCCGTGTTCGCCACCAGCACCACGGCGAGGACGACGGCCGCCACCGGGTGGCCCGTCCCGCGCACCGCCGCCGAGGACCACGGTCTTCACCGCCGGCACGCCCGCGAGCGGCAGCGGGAACCGGGCGCGCGGAGCGGCGAACAGGCCCCACAGCACGACGGCCGCACCCGGCAGGCCGATGCCCAGCACCACCGACGCCGCCGCGCCCTCCGGAGCGGTGAAGCCCCACCA from Streptomyces sp. QL37 harbors:
- a CDS encoding type II toxin-antitoxin system Phd/YefM family antitoxin, translated to MADTVTVREVRTHLADVIDRAEAGQTTVVTRNGKRVAALVPIEVLDALDAAADEMAAREAEAHRHDPTVGMAELLADLFEGGDPAA
- a CDS encoding type II toxin-antitoxin system RelE/ParE family toxin: MKYAFRFTAHAQRQLRSIDRQDALRILTAITPLGDDPWREDADVKKLTGHDGLYRVRAGDFRVVYEVQGEVLVILVVHLGHRSDVHRRF
- a CDS encoding YrdB family protein, whose translation is MLEVVAIGALAWWGFTAPEGAAASVVLGIGLPGAAVVLWGLFAAPRARFPLPLAGVPAVKTVVLGGGARDGPPGGGRRPRRGAGGEHGLRGVLQAQLAIPAVFRRQNLRCTSLL